In Shinella sp. XGS7, a single genomic region encodes these proteins:
- a CDS encoding GNAT family N-acetyltransferase yields the protein MTQKIRRSSFRKSFHQGLRRFFSVLPQSLRFAIYRSMVDCDPEPDKRLELKIAETREELEACFRILHDAYVASGFMKPDPSGMRVTIYHALPTTTTLCAKYDGRVVGTISMIREGVFGFPLQSVFDLSHIRALEGNIAEISALAVHPDFRKTGGAILFPLMKFMYEYCTEFFDTRHLVIAVNPDKIELYESLLFFRRLQETVVDRYDFANGAPAVGATLDLKEAPDIFKRVYGRRRDRKNLFKYFVGLRLPNIKLPKRRYFTTNDPVMTPALLDHFFNQRSPVFQELDDRRKSLLWSIYEIYEYRRVLPMLDSASTTVQSHPLRRHQRFSLRCPAQIRFSLDDGEHNFALTVIELSLSGFQAMSRQPLPLSLAGEAVVELGEGDRSVVKATAVRQHETGGETFYGFRLEEPDASWRRCVAALETGMVSSDLAA from the coding sequence TCCGACGTTCCAGCTTCCGCAAGAGCTTTCATCAGGGCTTGCGACGTTTCTTCAGCGTGCTGCCGCAGAGTCTGCGTTTCGCCATCTACCGCTCCATGGTGGATTGCGATCCCGAGCCGGACAAGCGTCTGGAGCTCAAGATCGCCGAGACCCGCGAGGAACTGGAAGCCTGTTTTCGCATCCTGCACGACGCCTATGTGGCCAGCGGCTTCATGAAGCCCGACCCCTCGGGCATGCGCGTCACGATCTACCACGCCCTGCCCACCACCACCACCTTGTGCGCCAAGTATGACGGGCGGGTCGTGGGCACGATCTCGATGATCCGCGAGGGGGTGTTCGGCTTTCCGCTGCAGTCGGTTTTCGACCTCAGCCATATCCGCGCACTGGAGGGCAATATCGCCGAGATCTCGGCCCTGGCCGTGCATCCGGACTTCCGCAAGACCGGCGGGGCGATCCTGTTCCCGTTGATGAAGTTCATGTACGAGTACTGCACCGAGTTCTTCGACACCCGGCATCTGGTGATCGCGGTGAACCCGGACAAGATCGAGCTCTACGAGTCCCTGCTCTTTTTCCGGCGCCTGCAGGAAACGGTGGTGGACCGCTATGACTTCGCCAACGGGGCGCCCGCCGTGGGCGCCACGCTGGACCTCAAGGAAGCGCCGGACATCTTCAAGCGGGTCTATGGCCGTCGGCGCGATCGCAAGAATCTGTTCAAGTACTTCGTGGGCCTGCGCCTGCCCAATATCAAGCTGCCCAAGCGTCGCTACTTCACCACCAATGACCCGGTGATGACGCCAGCCCTGCTGGATCATTTCTTCAACCAGCGCAGCCCGGTGTTCCAGGAACTGGATGACCGGCGCAAGTCCTTGCTGTGGTCCATCTACGAGATCTACGAGTACCGGCGCGTGCTGCCCATGCTGGATTCGGCCAGCACCACGGTGCAGTCGCACCCGCTGCGGCGTCACCAGCGCTTTTCCCTGCGCTGCCCCGCCCAGATCCGTTTCAGCCTGGACGATGGCGAACACAACTTCGCCCTGACCGTGATCGAGCTCTCGCTCTCCGGCTTCCAGGCCATGAGCCGCCAGCCCTTGCCGCTTTCGCTCGCGGGTGAGGCTGTCGTGGAGCTGGGAGAGGGCGACCGCTCGGTGGTGAAGGCCACGGCCGTGCGTCAGCACGAGACCGGCGGCGAGACCTTCTACGGCTTCCGTCTGGAGGAACCGGACGCGAGCTGGCGTCGCTGCGTGGCGGCACTGGAGACCGGGATGGTGTCCAGCGATCTGGCGGCCTGA
- a CDS encoding PEP-CTERM sorting domain-containing protein, whose protein sequence is MLKKSLLSTAVTVALALSAGQASAVMIDMVGAGGSGVLNNGSTAVHDVVTLDWKPDNAIAIGAISTPTKAQGGPTAAGQLADERYIQNVAQGKLNSFGVSGGGQVGTEITPGNYLQNREFTFQASFYTFTSGIGTATVANRLAPGESFFRLYADSAKDSNDITGGGYGNGKLILEGKLSTLTGSFTDFTRLGAPTDQLDKFGGDNQSGVRTHVGNGSNTLGINITFLDNAYFLGDVAKLLLTLNYNDTTNLATPFISANPSDSVVGVVPSYSLNAGGQKVNGADCLKRAADGSLFTSGATETGVVSSRCDFHFQSDASGAFQVPEPGSLALVGLALSAVGFAGRRRKAA, encoded by the coding sequence ATGTTGAAGAAATCGCTTCTGTCCACGGCAGTCACCGTGGCTCTGGCTCTCAGCGCCGGCCAAGCCAGCGCCGTGATGATCGATATGGTGGGTGCCGGAGGTTCTGGCGTGCTGAACAATGGTTCGACCGCTGTTCACGACGTCGTCACGCTGGACTGGAAACCCGACAACGCGATCGCCATCGGCGCGATCTCGACCCCGACCAAGGCTCAAGGTGGCCCGACTGCCGCAGGCCAGCTTGCCGATGAGCGCTACATCCAGAACGTGGCACAAGGCAAGCTGAACAGCTTCGGCGTGTCCGGCGGCGGCCAGGTGGGTACCGAAATCACCCCGGGCAACTACCTGCAGAACCGCGAGTTCACCTTCCAGGCTTCGTTCTACACCTTCACCTCCGGTATCGGCACCGCCACCGTGGCCAACCGTCTGGCCCCGGGCGAGAGCTTCTTCCGCCTGTATGCTGACAGCGCCAAGGATTCCAACGACATCACCGGCGGTGGCTACGGCAACGGCAAGCTGATCCTGGAAGGCAAGCTGAGCACCCTGACCGGCAGCTTCACCGACTTCACCCGCCTGGGCGCTCCGACCGACCAGCTGGACAAGTTCGGTGGCGACAACCAGAGCGGCGTGCGCACCCATGTGGGCAATGGCAGCAACACCCTGGGCATCAACATCACCTTCCTGGACAACGCCTACTTCCTGGGCGATGTGGCCAAGCTGCTGCTGACGCTGAACTACAACGACACCACCAACCTGGCCACTCCCTTCATCTCGGCCAATCCCTCCGACTCCGTCGTGGGTGTGGTGCCCTCGTACAGCCTGAACGCTGGCGGCCAGAAGGTGAACGGCGCGGACTGCTTGAAGCGTGCCGCCGATGGCAGTCTTTTCACCTCCGGCGCGACCGAAACTGGTGTGGTGAGCAGCCGCTGCGACTTCCACTTCCAGTCTGACGCTTCCGGCGCCTTCCAGGTTCCGGAACCCGGCTCGCTGGCCCTGGTCGGTCTGGCCCTGAGCGCCGTCGGCTTCGCCGGCCGTCGCCGCAAGGCCGCCTGA
- a CDS encoding glycosyltransferase — MTRRKRILFFAEAVTLAHVARPIALASALKPQQYECAIACDPRYARFLETGHWRNIAIHTISSQQFLSALATGRPHHDYAVLKAYMAEDLRVITDYQPDLIVGDFRLSLAVSARVAGIPYAAISNAYWSPFYAGPALPVPVLPLTRWLPIPLAQALFSTFGPLAMNGHCAGINRLRRENGLESVGNHLARAYTDADYNLYPDLPELFPMRPLPPTHSFIGSVLWSPHDAVPPWWDELRPDPPVVYLTLGSSGQASLLQMALDALADLPVQIIASTAGGPMPARIPANARVTDYLPGTEAAARSALMICNAGSLSCQQALASGVPVLGIAINIDQFLNMAALTAAGAGLMLRADRVNPAKIASACLQILRDEHFRQAAHKLREALHHAGPAGARFEAMLPGLLQAHPSPAA; from the coding sequence ATGACGCGCCGCAAGCGCATTCTTTTCTTCGCCGAAGCCGTCACGCTGGCCCATGTGGCACGGCCCATCGCCCTTGCCAGCGCGCTCAAGCCGCAGCAGTACGAATGCGCCATCGCCTGCGACCCACGCTATGCGCGCTTTCTCGAGACGGGGCACTGGCGCAATATTGCCATCCACACCATCAGCAGCCAGCAGTTCCTGAGCGCGCTGGCCACGGGGCGCCCCCATCACGACTACGCGGTGCTCAAGGCCTATATGGCCGAGGATCTGCGCGTCATCACGGACTACCAACCCGACCTGATCGTCGGCGACTTCCGCCTCTCTCTGGCCGTGAGCGCCCGGGTGGCCGGCATCCCCTACGCCGCCATCTCAAATGCCTACTGGAGCCCCTTCTATGCCGGCCCGGCGCTGCCGGTGCCGGTGCTCCCCCTGACCCGCTGGTTGCCCATTCCGCTCGCACAAGCCCTGTTCAGCACCTTCGGCCCCCTGGCCATGAACGGCCACTGCGCCGGCATCAATCGCCTGCGGCGGGAGAACGGGCTGGAGTCCGTCGGCAATCACCTGGCGCGCGCCTATACCGACGCCGACTACAACCTCTACCCCGACCTGCCCGAGCTGTTCCCGATGCGGCCGCTTCCGCCAACACACAGCTTCATCGGATCGGTGCTGTGGAGCCCGCACGACGCCGTGCCACCCTGGTGGGATGAGCTACGCCCGGATCCTCCCGTGGTCTACCTGACGCTCGGCAGCTCCGGCCAGGCCAGCCTGCTTCAGATGGCGCTGGATGCCCTGGCCGACCTGCCGGTACAGATCATCGCCTCCACCGCGGGCGGACCCATGCCGGCCCGGATTCCAGCCAATGCCCGGGTGACCGACTATCTGCCGGGCACCGAGGCCGCCGCGCGCTCGGCCCTGATGATCTGCAACGCCGGAAGCCTCTCCTGCCAGCAGGCCCTGGCCTCGGGCGTGCCCGTGCTGGGCATTGCGATCAATATCGACCAGTTCCTGAACATGGCGGCCCTGACGGCCGCGGGCGCCGGCCTGATGCTGCGTGCTGACCGGGTCAACCCGGCCAAGATCGCCAGTGCATGCCTGCAGATACTGCGCGATGAACACTTCCGCCAGGCGGCACACAAGCTGCGCGAGGCCTTGCACCATGCCGGCCCCGCCGGTGCGCGCTTTGAAGCCATGCTGCCCGGATTGCTCCAGGCACATCCAAGCCCGGCCGCCTGA